AATTTTCAACATTATTTTTCATTGGATATAAACTAAAAATTTTTATATATAAAGCTGATCCATATGCTTCTTTTCAAAGGGGTTCAAATGAAAATTTCAATGGTTTAGTTAGAAGATTTTTTAAGAAAAAAACTAATTTTGATGATATTACTGAAGAAGAAATTCTAAAAGTACAAAATGAAATAAACAATCGTCCAAGAGAAATTTTTGGATATTTATCTGCTTTGGAAATGTATGAAAAATTGAATGCAGAAAATCCTTGAAATTCAACAGGTATTGACAAATTATTATATGGAAAACAAAAGAGAAACTGAGAAAGTAACAAGAATAGAAATTTGTTTTTCAAAAAAATAGGAAAATTAAAATAATATTTTAGAAAGAGCGACAAGTTGCCAAATATTTTAGGGAGGGTTAATTCCCTCACTTTTATTTGTCCTAGCGGACAAAAGATAATAACAATATTAATAATTAAAAAGGAATATCGACATGCGATATTCCAAATTTCTAGGTATAAACTCATAAATTACAATGTAGCAACATCCCGAAAGTTACGGGATGTTTTTGTAAAAACTATTTTATATTTTTTAATTGTTCTATAGTGTTAAATGACATATCTTGATAATTTTTGATTTCTAATATTTGAGCTTTTATATCTGTTTCATTAAAAACATCTAAAAATTCCATTTCATTTCCATGTTTATGAACATAATTTCCATCCCTACCTATTATTTTATTTTGAAAATCTAAAAGATATTTTAATATTTCCTCACAATTAAAATAAAAAATACTTAAATCATGAAAACCAGATGATGCATTTTCTCCAAATTTAGAAAATAAAACATCAATTTTATTATCTTGTTTTTGAAATATTTGAACGTAGGGTTTTTCTTCAAATACACATGGAACAATACCAACTTTTTTATAATTTTCTACAACTTTTTTATAAATTAAGTCTTCAATTAAACAATCTCCTCATAATATAAAACAAGTATCATTTGAAGAAAAACCATATTTTTGTTTGATTTCCAATAATGCTTTTAGTACAGCATCTCCACTACCCTTACCTGATGAGATAGCAATATGATTATATTTTTCAAAAAAATGCTCATTTTGGGAAGAACATATCGTAAAAATATGATCACAATATTTTGACATTCGCAAAATATTTTCCTCAAGTAAAATTTTTCCATTTACATTAACCAAGGCTTTAGGAGTTGCGCTTTTAAATCTAGTTTGATTACCAGCAGATAGTATAATTCCGAATTTCATCTATCTCCTTAATTATTTATCATAATAGGTATCAATAACAGATTTAACCATTTTTTCTGGTTCTTGTTTACCCTTAATATTTCCCATATCTTTGACTATGAAATTATAGTTTGGTATGGTTAATTTTAAGGTTTCTTTTGCACTTTTATTAAGTAAAATTTTTACATTTGATAAGTCAAGACCGGTTCTTTCCATATAATGGATAAAATCTAAATTAGTAACTCCAAATGAATCACCATCATCTTCATTATTAATGATTCAAATTTTTTGACATTTTGCCTTATTGATATAATCATAAAAATTCATATATTCAATTGTAGGTTGAATTGACGATCAAAAAGTACCAGTAGATATAATAATTAAATCCGAATTATCAATAAGTTCAATGGCTTTAGGATTTAAACCATATTTTATTTTTCCTTCATATATGGTGGAAATTATTCTATCGTTTTTATTGTTTCAAAAGACAGTTTTTCCTTCATCATCTATTATTGTTCCAGATTCCGTTAATGCCTTGATAAAGATATTATCAAATGAATTTAAAACAACGAAATCATCAATTCCCATTTTATCGCAAAATGTTTATTTGTTTTTTCATAACCTAATTCTTTATACATTTGAGAATATACTATATTTGAAACACTAAAGTCTTTATAATTAAATTCATTGGCCTTAGGGTTTTTGAAAAAGTTAGAAACATATTTTTTATATTCTTTTAAATTTCATTTATCTAAAAGTTTAGAAATTTCTAATTCTTCTTTATTTTTAGTGAAATCAAATCTTTTTTCATAAAACTCTAAAAGGTTTTTATCCACTTTATCGCCATATTCACTCACATACATTCTTGAGTGATTTTTTCTTATATCTGATACTCCTAAAGTATCAGTAACTTTTCTACATACACCAGTAGATTTTCCATTATCATAAGCATTTACAATAACTTTAATGCTTAAATTTTTATCTTTGTAAAAAGCTTTTAATCCTTTTACTAGTGCATCATTACCTGATCCACCTGAAATAATAGTTATTTTCATAAATAAATTTCTCCTATCAATGTTTTTAATACTAAATGTTTTTGTTGTGTTCAATTTGTGTTCAATTAAATTTATTGATATTTTTAAATATAGCAACAATTTGAAGAGGAAAGTATAACGCTAAAAACAAAGGTCAAATAAATAATGATATTATCATTTTTCACCATGGAACACGCTGAACTCTTTTTCTACCTCTTGCGTATGTAATTATACCAATTACAAATAATATTAAGTATATTATTGCATGACTTATAGAGAAAGATATTGCTCAATCAATTCACATTTGAGTAGCATTAGCTCCAAAAATAGGTCCAAGTGAAACTAACAAAATATTTAAAAGTAAAATTAAAAAACCTATAAAACTAATTGGTGATATCATAAATAAAATATCAATAGAAGAAGACTTTGATATTTTTTTATCATCCTCTTTTTTAGATGAAAATATATTTTTTATCAAAGATTTAAATCTTTTTCTTCAAACAATTCTATTTCCAAAAACTCATCTCAATCTTTGACGTCACATATCTTTAAATTTAGTAGGTTGTTCATCATAAAACATTGCTTCATCACAATATTTAACATTTTTTCCTTCTGAAATTTGTTCAACCGTAAAGTCTGAATCATCGGATGGAATAGTTATATTTCAACCATCTTTAACCATTTCATTGCTAATTAAAAAACCAGAACCCAAAATTTTTGAAGACATCTTAAACTTCATTCTAGCGTTTGATTCAATGGTTGTATGGAACATAAACATAAGTCCATAATTAATTGTTTGAATGCTTTTACCAAAATTTTTAGTATTTCTAAATGAAGTAATTACATTTTTTTTATCATAGTGTAAAAAAGCATCATTCATTTTTTCAAAATATAGACTATCAACTATATTGTCCGCATCAAATATATGATATCCATCAAAACTTTGTATACCATAGTCTTGTTCTATGAATTCAAATATTTTTTTTAATGCATAACCCTTAGTTCTTTCGCTAGAATTAGAATATTCATAAACAATAGCACCAGCATTTCTTGCTTTTTCCGCTGTTTTATCTGTACAATTATGTGCTATCACAAATGTTTGGAGTTTATCTTGATCATATTGAGAATTTTTTATGCTTTTTACTAACTCAGCAATAACTTTTTCTTCATTTCTAGCACAAATGACTATACCATATTTTAGCTTTTGAGTTTGAGTCTTAAATTTCACTGGCTTAGCAAATAAACCAAAAAATAAAACAAATCAATATTGAAATGAAAAAATTAAAAAAATCGCTACAATAATTGGCATAACTATATAAACTACATTTTGATATACCATTACCACTCCTTACTACATAAAATCCAATTTTTTAATTGTTAAATTTACTACAAATTTCTAAAATAATATTTCAAAATATTGTTTTAAGTATATAAATGTAAATTGTATTTTATTATTTTTCTCTTTAATTATATTTAAAATATAATATAAATAATTCAAAAGATAATTTTCAAATTATATCAAAAATTAAGAAGTAAAATATTAATTTAATCTTATTAAAATTTTTATAAAAGTGAGACATACCATTATGGATTTTTAAAATAATTTGTCCGTTAAACACAAATTGCTAAAGATATTATAAAAGTTTTTTTGCTATTTTTGTTAATAAATAAAAATAATTCGAAATAAAGCAATAGGAAAAATAACTCAGCTGAGTTAGGTAGTTTTATTTTTTAAAATATTTAATTAAGCGTATAAATTTGTATAAAATGATGGGTATAAATGTTTGTTTTCTTGAATAAATTTTTCAAATTGATTTGCTGACATAGCAAATGGAAAATCATCTACTTCATGTCTTACAAAATTATTTATTTTTTCGTTAATTATTTCAATTCATTCATGTGTTAAATTATCAAAAGTAATTGATTTTGGTCTATATTTTCTTATCATTTTATTACAATTTTTAATTCTACCTTTTTGACTTGAATTGAAAGCATCGCAATGATATATTTGCTTAATAGTGTTGATCTGATCTAAAGTGTAATTTTCTGAACCATTGTCAATGGTTAAAGTATTAATATTTAATTCATGTTCATCAATCATATGTATTAACGCTTCTTTAGTTGAATCTGCATCTCGTTCGCATAATCGCATATAAAATTTCGTGTTGCTCTATTCATTAAAACAGCAATATGATATAAATCATCGCTTTTGCCATGTACTGTATCAAATTCAAAATCGAACATTGTTGTAATTTCTGGTCTTAAACTTATATGTAATCCGACTCTTCTTTTCTTTGGAATTGAAGGGTCTTTTTTATGCCTTTCTCCCTTTCCTACAGACTTATTGGGCAAAATTGAGATATTTATATCAAATATTAAAATGTTTATATTTTTGTATATTGTAGTGAAGTGTGGAAACTTAATTTTTAAGCATTTTTCTTTAGCTTCATCAATTAATGTTCGAACTGATTTTTGGCAAAAAGTTCTTAAAGAATTTTTTCTATTTTCATTGCATAATCTATCATATACATTTGAATTTTGATTTATATATTTAATTCAATCTTTGTGTTTATTTTTAATTTTTTGATTAACTATTATTCTTCTACAATTTCTGTATTTATTTAAAACTGAAATTTTATTTTTTATACTCAAAATTGTAACTAAGGGCTTATAAGCCCCACAATGTGGGCACGTCAAACCTTTAAAAAATTTATCGGTTTTGGAAATCATTTTTCTATCATCTGATAAGTCATCAAATAGTTTTTGAAATGTTTCGCGTTTTAAATTTAAAGATTTATGAATATTCTTAAAGTTATTTAATTCTTTAAACATTTCTAGTGCTTTAATAACTGTTTCAATTCTTACATTATTGGGATGTAATTTATTTCTATTTAACGAATTCATAAATGTTAAAAGATCGTATTTTTCGACAAAAACATGTATATATTCAGTTATAAATTCATTATTTTTATTTTTAATTCTTTTGATGCAATTTATATTATACAAGGACAAAACAAAAAAAGTGAGATTCACTAAAATGGTGGGTCTCGCTTTTATAACTTTCACACATTTTATAAATGTTCTTTTCTAAATTCAATCTCACTAGAAATTATTTCATCTAAATTAGTTTTTACTTCATAATTTAATTCTTTACATATTTTTTTATTTGAAGCTATTAATTTATCAGGGTCTCCTGCTCTTCTTAGACCATATTCAATATTTAATTTCTTGCTTAAATTTTTTTCAAAAGCATTTACAACTTCAAGATTTGAAAAGCCTTTTGAGCTACCAATGTTGTAATATAATGAAGTTTTTTCTTTAATCATTTTTTTTGCAGTTAATAAATGTAATTCTGCTAATTCATATACATATACATAATCTCTTATGCATGTCCCATCAGGTGTGTTATAGTCATTACCAAAAATTTTGAATTCGGGAATTAAACCAAAAGCATAATAACTAATAGCAGGTATAAGATGAGTCGGTGCAACACCATTTTTGGTTAAATAACCAATTCTTTTACTTTTTGAAGCACCGGCAACATTGAAGTATCTTAAAAAAGTATATTTGAAATCACTATTTGTATTAGCAAAGTCTTTGATAATTTGTTCTCCAAAATATTTGGTTCTACCATAAGGACTACATGGTTCTTTTGGGTCTTCTTCAAAAAAATAACCATCGTGTAATGAGTTATTACCATATACTGCTGCTGATGAAGAAAATACCAAATTATTAACATTATGCTTCTTCATTGTTTTTAAAACATTTACTAAGCCTTGAATATTGGTTTCATAATAGTCAAGTGGTTTTTGTACACTTTCACCAACTTTAATTAAACCTGCTAAATAAATTACTACATCTATTTTATTTTTTTTAAAAGTTAAATCTAATGTTTTTATATCTAAAATATCTCCATGAATGAATTTACTTTTTTCTTCAATAAATTCTTTAAATCCTGTTGAAAGATTATCATAAATAATTACTTTATTTTGATTTTCTTTATTTATAACTTCAGCTACATGGCTTCCGATATAACCTGCTCCACCAATTAATAAATAAGTCATTATTTCTCCTTTCTATTTTTTAACTTTTGGTATTTTATATAAAAATTTAGTAACAAAAACTGGTAAATCAGAAATTCTTCGATATTTGATTTTTACATCAAAACCATTATATATTTCTAAAATTGAAGGATAAATATCTTTGATGAATTTTTTAAATTCTTTTTTTAAATTTCGATTTTTTAAATTGATATAGTAAACACTAATCAAACTTAAATGTTCCATAAATAAGGAATTTACAGTTTTTTTAAGAATTTTAAAACTTACATCATTTTTTAAATTTGATACTATGTTTTCTAAATTAAATTTGTAGGCTTGGTTGATACATTCAATTTTATTGATATAGTTTTTATCAAATGAAGTTAATGAATTGGTTTTTCTATGATAAATTATAGAATAAATCAAAGTTCTTTTAAAATTCTTACATTTGGAAAAAATGTTTCCCATTTCTGCAATATCTTCATATTTTTTAACTTTGCTAAAATTAACATCAATATCATATAAAAATTTTTTGTTGAAGAAATGTCCTCAAGCAAAAGTTGTGGTATTCAAATAATAATGCATTGGTGAAGGATTGATTTTCAATGTTTTAACAATATTATTGATAGGTATTTTAATACCTAAATCATCAAATTTATATTTAAATTGTGTTGAAAGTATTTCTAAATTAGGCTTTAAATATTTAACACAACGTTCTATTATTTTAGGACTTAAAAATTCATCATCATCATCGATGAAAAAAATGAAATCTCCGGTAGAAGCTTCAATTAATTTGTTTCTTGAATATCCTGAACCAATATTAGTATCAGAAAAGATATATTTAACTCTAGAATCTTTAATGGTCAAATCTTCTAAGATTTTTCTTGTTTCATCATTAGAGGCATCATCATGGAATAAAATTTCTAAATTTTCATAACTTTGATTAAGAATAGTTTTAATAGTGGAATTAAAATATTTAGCACTATTATGCAAGGGAATTAAAATTGAAATTTTAGGTTGATATAAAGTTTTTTGCCTATTCATATTTTTCCTTTTAATATAATATATATTACTTATTTTACTAAACATTCAATAATTATCAATGAATATAAATAATGTAAATTATAAAAGTGAGATCTCTAAAACATGGGGTCTCACTTTTGGAATTAACAGTTTGCAAAAAAGTTCTATTTTTATTTATAATTTAATTCTTTTTGAACTATTCAATAAATGGTATTTAATTTTTGATAAAATGCAGCATGTCCACATTCATTTAATTGCACAATTTTATAACCATAATCTTCTTCTATTTTTTTAATTTCTTTTGGTGTCACAAATTCATCATTTTCACCATAAATAATTACACAACCATTTGGATTTGCAAATAAAGGCTTTACATGTTTTAATAAATAATCTTTATTTAAAATTTGTTCATTTAATAGATAAGAAAAAGTTTCTTTGTTTTCATTATATTTGCTCGCTAATTTTTCAGCATTATAATCCAAGTTTCTTAAATAATAATCTTCAGGATTATAAACCAATGCTTTTAATGAATTTCTAGCATCTTCAACATTAGCAGGAATCAATCATTTTTTAAGATTAATTAGTTTTTGCTTATCGTCAACTAAAGCATAATTTAAAGGAGCTACCATAAATAACCTAGTTACGTTTTTGCATTCTTTTTTAGCATACAAACAAGGTACTGAACCCATTGAATGCGAAATTAAAATTACTTCGTGGTCTTTTAAAACTGTGTTAATAAATTCAACTACTATTTTGTTATATAAATCAAGTGTTATTTGACTATTTTTTCCAGATTTTCCACAACCAGGCAAATCTAAAGCATATAAATTGAAACGATGAAAGTTTCTATATTCTTCTCTTAATTCGTCATTATCGGGTGTATTTTCGGCCACTACTTCAGCAAAATCAATAAATCTAGTAAAGGTATTTGAATCAGAATTAAAACCGTGCACAAGTAAAACAGTTGCTGGTCTTTTTTCTTTTTGAAAACAATCTATTCTTTCATAATAAATTGTTTCGCCTAAAAGTTCAATTGATTGTCTTTTATACATTTTAGCCTCCTAACCAATTAACAAGCTAACAATTTCTTCCTTAGTAACAGTTCCAAAATATTCATTCAAGTTTTTAATTTGATTTAAAACTTCTAGAATGCTTTGTTCATTTAAAGCTACATTACTAAATAAGGGTTCAATTTCATGAATATCTTTTTTGCTTAAAAAGTCACCTTCAAAAACTAATTGTTTAATAGTACCTTTTTCAATATTACCTTTAACTACTAAAATTCCACCAGGAAATTTAGCTCCATTTTTATATTTAAAAGTTGCTGCTTTATTATATATTCATTCTTCAGAAGCAAATTTTTGTTGTAAAGAGTTTAATTGTTCTTGATATTTTGCATAATCAATATCAATAAATTCTCCTTTAAAATTCTTAACAAAATAATTAATTAGACGACTAATAAATTCTTCAGCTGTCATTTTGTTTAATAATTCATCATAAATATTAACTACTCTAGATCTAACTGATTGAATGCCTTTAGATTCATACTTAATTCTTGCAGGATTAAGTGCTTTCGATAATTTTGTTAAATCAACATCAAATAATAATGTTCCATGGCTT
The Mycoplasmopsis fermentans PG18 DNA segment above includes these coding regions:
- a CDS encoding NTP transferase domain-containing protein — encoded protein: MKFGIILSAGNQTRFKSATPKALVNVNGKILLEENILRMSKYCDHIFTICSSQNEHFFEKYNHIAISSGKGSGDAVLKALLEIKQKYGFSSNDTCFILWGDCLIEDLIYKKVVENYKKVGIVPCVFEEKPYVQIFQKQDNKIDVLFSKFGENASSGFHDLSIFYFNCEEILKYLLDFQNKIIGRDGNYVHKHGNEMEFLDVFNETDIKAQILEIKNYQDMSFNTIEQLKNIK
- a CDS encoding 2-phospho-L-lactate transferase CofD family protein, with product MGIDDFVVLNSFDNIFIKALTESGTIIDDEGKTVFWNNKNDRIISTIYEGKIKYGLNPKAIELIDNSDLIIISTGTFWSSIQPTIEYMNFYDYINKAKCQKIWIINNEDDGDSFGVTNLDFIHYMERTGLDLSNVKILLNKSAKETLKLTIPNYNFIVKDMGNIKGKQEPEKMVKSVIDTYYDK
- a CDS encoding alpha/beta fold hydrolase, which translates into the protein MYKRQSIELLGETIYYERIDCFQKEKRPATVLLVHGFNSDSNTFTRFIDFAEVVAENTPDNDELREEYRNFHRFNLYALDLPGCGKSGKNSQITLDLYNKIVVEFINTVLKDHEVILISHSMGSVPCLYAKKECKNVTRLFMVAPLNYALVDDKQKLINLKKWLIPANVEDARNSLKALVYNPEDYYLRNLDYNAEKLASKYNENKETFSYLLNEQILNKDYLLKHVKPLFANPNGCVIIYGENDEFVTPKEIKKIEEDYGYKIVQLNECGHAAFYQKLNTIYWIVQKELNYK
- the galE gene encoding UDP-glucose 4-epimerase GalE — translated: MTYLLIGGAGYIGSHVAEVINKENQNKVIIYDNLSTGFKEFIEEKSKFIHGDILDIKTLDLTFKKNKIDVVIYLAGLIKVGESVQKPLDYYETNIQGLVNVLKTMKKHNVNNLVFSSSAAVYGNNSLHDGYFFEEDPKEPCSPYGRTKYFGEQIIKDFANTNSDFKYTFLRYFNVAGASKSKRIGYLTKNGVAPTHLIPAISYYAFGLIPEFKIFGNDYNTPDGTCIRDYVYVYELAELHLLTAKKMIKEKTSLYYNIGSSKGFSNLEVVNAFEKNLSKKLNIEYGLRRAGDPDKLIASNKKICKELNYEVKTNLDEIISSEIEFRKEHL
- a CDS encoding glycosyltransferase family 2 protein translates to MVYQNVVYIVMPIIVAIFLIFSFQYWFVLFFGLFAKPVKFKTQTQKLKYGIVICARNEEKVIAELVKSIKNSQYDQDKLQTFVIAHNCTDKTAEKARNAGAIVYEYSNSSERTKGYALKKIFEFIEQDYGIQSFDGYHIFDADNIVDSLYFEKMNDAFLHYDKKNVITSFRNTKNFGKSIQTINYGLMFMFHTTIESNARMKFKMSSKILGSGFLISNEMVKDGWNITIPSDDSDFTVEQISEGKNVKYCDEAMFYDEQPTKFKDMWRQRLRWVFGNRIVWRKRFKSLIKNIFSSKKEDDKKISKSSSIDILFMISPISFIGFLILLLNILLVSLGPIFGANATQMWIDWAISFSISHAIIYLILFVIGIITYARGRKRVQRVPWWKMIISLFIWPLFLALYFPLQIVAIFKNINKFNWTQIEHNKNI
- a CDS encoding 2-phospho-L-lactate transferase CofD family protein, whose amino-acid sequence is MKITIISGGSGNDALVKGLKAFYKDKNLSIKVIVNAYDNGKSTGVCRKVTDTLGVSDIRKNHSRMYVSEYGDKVDKNLLEFYEKRFDFTKNKEELEISKLLDKWNLKEYKKYVSNFFKNPKANEFNYKDFSVSNIVYSQMYKELGYEKTNKHFAIKWELMISLF
- a CDS encoding lipoate--protein ligase; translation: MKIFRIKETSPYVTLALENIIMHDHDLKGDVLLIYQHDNAIIIGNNQNAYEEINRSFVKENNIKLARRMSGGGAVYHDLGNINFSFITDYDKKGGYERFLTPIIAFLKSLGLDAQFKGRNDVVVNGCKISGNAQYISNNRIVSHGTLLFDVDLTKLSKALNPARIKYESKGIQSVRSRVVNIYDELLNKMTAEEFISRLINYFVKNFKGEFIDIDYAKYQEQLNSLQQKFASEEWIYNKAATFKYKNGAKFPGGILVVKGNIEKGTIKQLVFEGDFLSKKDIHEIEPLFSNVALNEQSILEVLNQIKNLNEYFGTVTKEEIVSLLIG
- a CDS encoding glycosyltransferase family 2 protein, giving the protein MNRQKTLYQPKISILIPLHNSAKYFNSTIKTILNQSYENLEILFHDDASNDETRKILEDLTIKDSRVKYIFSDTNIGSGYSRNKLIEASTGDFIFFIDDDDEFLSPKIIERCVKYLKPNLEILSTQFKYKFDDLGIKIPINNIVKTLKINPSPMHYYLNTTTFAWGHFFNKKFLYDIDVNFSKVKKYEDIAEMGNIFSKCKNFKRTLIYSIIYHRKTNSLTSFDKNYINKIECINQAYKFNLENIVSNLKNDVSFKILKKTVNSLFMEHLSLISVYYINLKNRNLKKEFKKFIKDIYPSILEIYNGFDVKIKYRRISDLPVFVTKFLYKIPKVKK